A genomic window from Anthocerotibacter panamensis C109 includes:
- a CDS encoding aminotransferase class III-fold pyridoxal phosphate-dependent enzyme produces MSVHKTVERLQKHILADGERVVVDLERSQGSVLMDAESGQELVDFHGFIASLPLGYNHPSVVSDDGYQEKLHRASQYRVAIPDIYHPYYADFVEAFASTLPPEFRQHLFFIDGGTLAVENAMKTAMDYKLRRNFNRDIHSKGYQVLHFKHAFHGRSGYCLSVTNTNDPRKYAHFAKFDWPRMEAPALYFDLEGCAHRDVALEEQALAAIRAVLSGPRVDDICAILVEPIQGEGGDRHLSPEFLQGLRDLSRQFDSLLIFDEVQCGFGTTGKWWAFEHHSVAPDLVAFGKKTQTCGIAATGYIDSVENTFTTPSRISSTWGGQLTDMVRCEKIIQVIRDEHLLRNITVQGEYLLAQLRQFAQQTGLIDNVRGRGSFLGFDVLDTPTRNEVREQAKQEGCLFLVCGDVSLRFRPALTIQQWEIDRGLAILFKVLRRVAKPMTSKV; encoded by the coding sequence ATGTCTGTGCACAAAACTGTAGAACGTCTACAAAAGCATATCCTGGCCGATGGAGAACGGGTAGTAGTAGACCTGGAGCGCTCTCAGGGCTCAGTTTTGATGGATGCGGAATCAGGGCAGGAGTTGGTGGACTTCCACGGCTTTATCGCCTCGCTCCCTTTGGGTTACAACCATCCCAGCGTCGTCTCGGATGACGGCTATCAGGAGAAACTCCACCGCGCCAGTCAGTACCGAGTGGCGATCCCAGATATATATCATCCTTACTATGCCGACTTTGTCGAAGCCTTTGCCAGCACTTTGCCTCCTGAATTCCGGCAGCATCTCTTTTTTATTGATGGCGGCACTCTAGCGGTCGAGAACGCCATGAAGACGGCTATGGATTACAAACTGCGTCGTAACTTCAACCGGGACATCCACAGTAAAGGCTATCAAGTCCTGCACTTCAAACACGCCTTCCATGGTCGTAGCGGCTACTGCCTCTCGGTCACCAATACCAATGACCCGCGCAAATACGCCCACTTTGCCAAGTTTGACTGGCCGCGGATGGAGGCTCCGGCCCTATACTTTGACCTAGAGGGCTGTGCCCATCGGGATGTAGCTTTAGAGGAACAGGCCCTCGCTGCGATCCGGGCAGTCCTGAGTGGCCCTCGCGTCGATGATATCTGCGCGATCTTGGTGGAGCCAATCCAGGGTGAAGGCGGGGACCGCCATCTCAGCCCGGAGTTTCTCCAGGGTCTGCGCGACCTGAGCCGCCAGTTTGACAGTCTGTTAATCTTCGACGAAGTGCAGTGTGGATTTGGTACCACGGGCAAATGGTGGGCTTTTGAGCACCATTCGGTCGCCCCGGACCTCGTCGCCTTCGGTAAGAAGACCCAAACTTGCGGCATTGCCGCCACCGGCTACATTGATTCTGTCGAGAACACCTTCACTACGCCCTCACGGATCAGTTCGACGTGGGGCGGGCAATTGACGGACATGGTCCGCTGCGAGAAGATTATCCAGGTCATCCGCGACGAGCATCTGCTCAGAAACATCACGGTCCAGGGGGAATATCTGCTTGCTCAACTGCGGCAGTTTGCCCAACAGACCGGGCTCATCGACAATGTGCGGGGCCGGGGTAGTTTCCTGGGCTTTGATGTGCTCGATACCCCGACGCGCAATGAGGTCCGCGAACAAGCCAAGCAGGAGGGCTGTCTCTTTTTGGTCTGCGGCGATGTGAGTCTGCGCTTTCGCCCTGCCTTGACCATCCAGCAGTGGGAAATTGACCGGGGGCTCGCGATCCTATTCAAGGTCCTCCGTCGCGTGGCAAAGCCGATGACCAGCAAGGTTTAG
- a CDS encoding Arm DNA-binding domain-containing protein — protein sequence MRANIQRKAPKETVSVEEFRGRLRLRWRYGGRQYSLGIELPDFRINRQAAERKGNEIYLDIVSGHFDPTLKQFSSSYFRQFVLILRRIWWLNLAGHRLCHATEDLE from the coding sequence TTGAGGGCCAATATACAGCGGAAGGCTCCTAAAGAGACGGTATCCGTAGAAGAGTTTCGGGGCCGTTTGCGGCTGCGGTGGCGGTATGGAGGCAGGCAATACTCCCTAGGCATCGAGCTTCCAGACTTTAGAATCAACCGGCAGGCCGCAGAACGGAAGGGCAACGAGATTTACCTAGATATCGTTTCTGGGCACTTTGACCCTACCCTCAAGCAATTTTCTTCTAGTTACTTTAGACAATTTGTGCTTATTCTACGCAGGATATGGTGGCTAAACCTTGCTGGTCATCGGCTTTGCCACGCGACGGAGGACCTTGAATAG
- a CDS encoding ferritin-like domain-containing protein yields MDFNQALLRIATQAASAYISARSLSNPQTRPDTLAGLHLAESGAVPFLEALSQRATQEGDPWLAERLMRHAQDERRHGAIFAQALKRMGRDLIDFQPLRGGAQPRSPFFEKYFEGYSREQLQATHIDWVLMMAATHVLEADASKDFVRMARALPQGDPLQAGMYAIAADEGGHAHYLKEALVRRIGLRAAEEAIENYRVHKTQAILYMVSQMLQSGRLEGPKLTRTTTLAA; encoded by the coding sequence GTGGATTTCAATCAAGCACTATTACGAATAGCGACCCAGGCGGCTTCGGCCTATATCAGCGCTCGTAGCCTGAGTAATCCGCAAACCCGCCCGGATACCCTAGCTGGGTTACATCTGGCAGAATCAGGAGCAGTACCCTTTCTGGAGGCGTTGAGCCAACGAGCTACCCAAGAGGGAGACCCGTGGTTGGCAGAACGGCTGATGCGCCATGCCCAAGATGAGCGTCGCCATGGGGCCATTTTCGCCCAAGCCCTCAAGCGCATGGGGCGGGACCTCATCGACTTCCAGCCCCTGCGCGGTGGTGCTCAGCCTCGCAGTCCTTTTTTTGAAAAATATTTTGAAGGCTATAGCCGGGAGCAGTTGCAGGCTACCCACATTGATTGGGTGCTCATGATGGCTGCAACCCATGTCCTGGAGGCAGATGCCAGTAAGGACTTCGTGCGCATGGCTAGGGCTTTGCCCCAAGGGGACCCCCTCCAAGCCGGAATGTATGCCATTGCAGCGGATGAAGGGGGACATGCACACTACCTCAAAGAAGCATTGGTCCGCCGTATCGGACTCAGGGCTGCCGAGGAAGCCATCGAGAACTATCGGGTGCACAAGACGCAAGCCATTCTATACATGGTCAGCCAGATGCTCCAATCAGGCCGCCTAGAAGGACCCAAGCTCACCCGTACTACCACCCTAGCGGCCTGA
- a CDS encoding tetratricopeptide repeat protein: MKPYLRCPVLSYKSALPALLALTLLGLPTHAQTTNPLLEQARSASLKGNWPQAVKLYRQAVKQDPKTAELWNNLGVALRKSGQRTEASSAYRRALALRPDFAEAYSNLAVVQAELGDLSGALIAAQKAVKLDPQNPVALLNVAFIQEEQQDWERAAKTYRRYMEQFGETARVRYRLAVVYQKQDQLSEALGHLQRAVDQEPTNQEYRLALGRLEYQLGNPSRALRNLDGQVSTNNPETLHLLGRLSYESGRYDQAVTSLERVNELQADNPQLLNDLGVALVRTDRLPDACKALEQAVALQPDYAEAWANLGLVYKRLHEPERAILSYRKAIALNNKLPQAYNNLASLLLEQKQTAEAIQNLKQAVALDPEYWEAQRGLALAYALNRNMEEAETQGAKALAVARTPQQFIQSNNDLTAIQQLRPDDLNPRRTPKAQ, encoded by the coding sequence ATGAAGCCTTACCTCCGGTGCCCTGTGCTCTCGTACAAAAGTGCCCTGCCTGCACTCCTGGCGCTCACTTTGTTGGGGCTGCCTACCCACGCCCAGACGACCAATCCCCTTTTGGAACAGGCCCGCAGTGCTTCCTTAAAGGGAAACTGGCCTCAGGCGGTAAAGCTTTACCGTCAGGCGGTCAAGCAAGACCCCAAAACCGCCGAACTGTGGAATAACCTGGGGGTTGCCCTACGTAAGAGCGGTCAGCGCACAGAGGCGAGCAGTGCCTATCGTCGGGCTTTGGCGTTGCGCCCCGACTTTGCTGAAGCGTATAGCAACCTCGCTGTGGTTCAGGCGGAATTAGGGGACCTGAGCGGAGCTTTGATCGCAGCCCAAAAAGCAGTCAAGCTTGACCCTCAAAATCCAGTGGCGCTCCTCAATGTCGCCTTTATCCAAGAAGAGCAGCAAGACTGGGAGCGCGCCGCCAAGACCTATCGCCGCTACATGGAACAATTTGGAGAGACCGCCCGAGTACGCTACCGGCTGGCTGTCGTCTATCAAAAACAAGACCAGCTCTCAGAGGCGCTTGGGCATCTGCAACGGGCTGTAGACCAGGAGCCGACGAACCAAGAGTATCGTCTGGCTCTAGGGCGGCTGGAGTATCAGTTGGGCAATCCCTCCCGCGCTTTGCGCAATCTGGACGGTCAGGTGAGTACCAATAATCCCGAGACCCTCCATCTTTTGGGTCGTCTCTCCTACGAATCAGGCCGCTATGACCAAGCCGTGACTTCTCTGGAGCGGGTGAACGAGCTTCAGGCCGACAACCCGCAACTGCTCAATGATTTGGGGGTAGCCCTTGTTCGTACCGACCGGCTACCCGATGCCTGTAAAGCTCTGGAGCAGGCGGTTGCGCTCCAGCCGGATTATGCTGAGGCTTGGGCCAATCTGGGTCTGGTGTACAAGCGGCTGCATGAACCGGAACGAGCCATCCTCTCCTACCGCAAGGCCATCGCATTAAACAACAAACTCCCCCAAGCCTATAACAATCTCGCCAGCTTGCTTTTGGAGCAAAAACAGACCGCCGAAGCCATTCAAAACCTCAAGCAGGCTGTCGCCCTTGACCCCGAGTATTGGGAAGCCCAACGCGGTTTAGCATTGGCCTATGCCCTCAACAGGAATATGGAAGAAGCCGAAACCCAAGGAGCAAAGGCGCTTGCGGTCGCCCGCACTCCCCAGCAGTTCATCCAGTCCAACAACGACCTCACGGCCATTCAACAGCTCCGCCCCGACGACCTCAACCCCCGGCGGACCCCCAAAGCCCAGTGA
- the rsmD gene encoding 16S rRNA (guanine(966)-N(2))-methyltransferase RsmD, whose translation MTLRIYGNRRLKTLPGLATRPTTGRVREALFNIWQDRIEGCRWLDLCSGCGSIGAEALVRGAAWVCGVEQSATACRIIQENWEPLGAGRFSLYRAALPEALGWIARREAPFDLVYLDPPYDSRLYLPVLAQLLATRLLKPEGQVACEHASKHPPGLAPGWECYDERTYGRSGLSFYAPALMGQGRPETGCD comes from the coding sequence GTGACCCTCCGCATCTACGGTAATCGTCGCCTCAAGACCCTCCCCGGACTCGCCACCCGCCCCACCACCGGCCGGGTGCGTGAGGCGCTTTTCAATATCTGGCAAGACCGGATTGAGGGGTGCCGTTGGCTGGATCTCTGTAGCGGTTGTGGGAGTATTGGGGCCGAAGCCCTGGTCCGAGGAGCTGCTTGGGTCTGTGGAGTAGAGCAATCGGCGACAGCCTGCCGCATTATCCAAGAAAACTGGGAGCCATTGGGAGCAGGTCGTTTCAGCCTCTACCGCGCCGCACTCCCCGAGGCTCTGGGGTGGATTGCCCGCCGCGAAGCTCCTTTTGACTTAGTCTATCTGGACCCTCCCTACGACAGCAGGCTCTATTTGCCCGTCCTGGCTCAATTGCTTGCCACACGACTCTTGAAGCCAGAAGGACAGGTTGCCTGCGAACACGCCAGCAAACACCCCCCTGGTCTTGCTCCCGGCTGGGAATGCTATGACGAACGCACCTATGGCAGGAGTGGGTTGAGCTTCTATGCCCCGGCCCTAATGGGGCAAGGCCGCCCAGAGACTGGCTGCGACTAG